The Clostridium aceticum genomic interval TCCATTGAAAAGCACCTTCATCTCCCTTGTCGATGCAAATTTTACACATTTTACAGGCGGCATTTATTTCTATCACACCATTGTTGTTTTCTATAGCATTAAAGGGACAGAGTTCCAAAGTTTCTTTGATATTTTTAATTTTGTTTTGGTTTATAATAATTCTCGCCATTTTTCTAAACCTCCCGGATCTTTATTAAATAAATTTTAAGGCTCTAAGTTTGTCAGAAATCCTCACTCCCAAATCCTCACCAGTTCCCCTCCATATTTCTTGATCTCTATTGGTATCCGGCGGAAAAATTTTTTCTACTTGTGTAGGAGAACCATTTAATCCATAACACTTTTCGTTCTTTTCTTCAAAATCCTTTAATCCATATACAGCAACTTCTTTATTTTTTGTGGCTAGTTTTTTCTTAAAGGAAGGCAGTCTAGGTTGGAATATTCCTTTTTCTACTGTAATCAAACAAGGCAGCTGTACTTCTACAGTTTCTACCGTAGTTGGCATATCGATTTCCACTAAGATGGATTTTGTATCGACTTGTAGTATCTTCTTTACATTGGTCACATGAGCCATACCCAAAATTTCCGCCATTTCTGGTCCTACCTGGGCAGTATCTCCGTCTGTTGTTTGCTTACCACAGATGATTAAATCGAAGGGACCTGCTTTTTTTACACCCTGTGCAAGGGTGTAGGAGGTTGCTAGTACATCTGCACCAGCAAACTTTTTATCTGAAAGCAAAATCCCATCATCTACACCCATCATAAAACATTCTCTAATCACTGCTTCCGATTGGGGAGGTCCCATTGTCATTACCTTTACTTCTCCACCGACTTCTTCTCTGATTTTAAGGGCAGCTTCTACAGCATATAGATCATAGGGATTCATCTTAGCCTCAATACCATCTCTCTTTAAAACCCCTGTCACTTCATCTACTTCCACTTTGGTAGTACCAGGAACTTGTTTAATACATACTAAAATATCCATATCATTTCTCCTTTGCTTTTTAATAATCTGTATTAAAGATAGATGTTGCTAATAGTAAGTTGAAAAGTCTTTTGAGGGATTACTTTTTTACCATGCTACATTAAATAACTGCATTAATAATGGCACAATCAGTACAGTAGTCAGACCTGCCACACCTATTGCTAAACCGCTCATGGCCCCTTGAGTTTCTCCTAGTTCCATAGCCTTTGTGGTTCCTACTGCATGGGAGGCGGTACCTATAGCAATCCCTACAGCTACTTCATCTTTTATTCTAAAAGCATTACATACCATTGGTCCAATTACTGCTCCGGAAATCCCTGCTATAGTGATGGCTCCCACTGTAATAGAAGGAATTCCTCCTATCTGTCTGGATATTTCTATCCCTATAGGGGTTGTTACTGACTTGGGGATTAAAGACGCAGCAATTGCTCCTTCTATATTGAAAATATTTGTAAGGATGATCATACTACTTACCGCAGCAACGCATCCAGCTGTGATTCCTATCAAGATTGCAGCCAAGTTAGCTTTTAAAAGTTCCCTCTGTCTATAAAGAGGTACTGCTAAAATCACTGTAGCTGGACCCAAAAAAAACATGATCAAATCTCCCCCCTTATTATAGTATTCTATATCAATGTTAAAAGTAGTTAAGACCGCCATGATACAGATAATACTAAGTAATAGAGGGTTAAAAAAGACTATTTTTGTTTTCTTGTAAATGAATACGCCTAGCTCAAAAAATAAAAGTGATAAAACAATACCAAAATAAGGGGTATCTAAAAAAGTCATCATGCTGTCTTCTTCTCCTTTACTGCTATTTTTTTTCTTATAAGTTGTATTGTCAAACCTGTAACACCCATAACAATGACGGTAGATAAAAGAATAACACTAACAATAGCTAGCCACTGTTCTTGGATAAGGTGTAAATTAGCAAGCAAACTAACACTTGTTGGTATAAAAAAGAAAGCCAGATGATCTAATAAAAATTTAGTAATTTTATCAATCATCTCTAGCTTCACAATTCCCGTTAAAAGCAATATCAACATGAAGATCATCCCTAGTACATTTGCTGGTATAGGGATACCTATTACTTTGTTTGCGAATTCTCCGGCTAAACAAACTATTAGAATAATACAAAGCTGTCTAAATATAGCCAAACAAATTCCTCCTTTATAAAAATCTTTAGGTATAGTGGTCTTACCAGTTATCAAGATATTATCACTGTTTTTAAAATATTTCAACTGTTATTTTATAGTTTACTCATAGACGTTAACCTACCACAGCTATTACCAAAATTCTCTGGAACTGTCATCCGAAGCATAGCGAAGGATCTTGGAATAACGAAGAATTTTGCTGATGCTAATGATCGTTTACTTTATCTGAAATTTTAGAACACCTATAGGCATTTTATAGGTGTTCTTTCTTCATTAACGTATCATAAATCAATTGTAAGTGCTTTGACATAGCTAAAGAAGCTGCCTTAGGGTTTCTATGCTTTATGGATAAATATATTTCTTCATGCTGTTGCATTAAAATATCTGCATTATCTTTATTATTTAATATTTTTCCTCTGGCTTCTTTAATAAAGGTATCCATGAGAGAAGATATAACATTTAATACATTCACAATTAAAAAATTCTTAGAAGCTTGAGCAATTTTATAGTGAAATTTTTTATCTAAAAGAACATTAATCTCTTCGTTTTCTGTATCTTGCAACTGTACTAGTAATTCCTCTAGTTCCTTTAACTCTTCCTCAGTAATCCTTGCAGCAGCCAAAGCTACTGTTTCAATTTCTAAGATACTTCTCAATTCTAAAATATCTTCTGGTTTCCCTTTATTCAACATAAAAACCACCGATAGTGGTTCAAATAAACAGTTATCAAAACTTGTTTTGATAAAGTTTCCTTCTCCTTGTCTTACCTCAGTTATTCCTATAATTTCCAAAGCCCTTAAAGCCTCTCTTACAGAAGCTCTACTTACTTTTAAAGATTCAGCTAAGTCTCTTTCTGAAGGTAATTTGTCTCCTTGTTTTAAGGTTCCATCTACAATCATATTTTGAATTTGCTCAATAATATGTTCATACACTTTTGTATTTTTTATAGGTTTAAACATAATCCTCCTCTTTCATCTTTACTTTGTTCATCTAAAGTTATATCTTAATCACAAGTGTCAACTTAATACAATCATTTGCAAAATCCTGTTAAACTGTCATCCTGAAGATAGCGAAGGATCTTGGAATAATGAAAAGATGACAAATTATGGTTTAGGTTAATGCTAGTGATATCTTAATAAAAGTTTCCTACAATTCCAAAGCATATTGATCTGCTTCACAGTACAGAATATTATAGAAGGGAGTGATATATTTTAATAACCATCTGCCTGTCGTTGATGATTAATTTGATTTTTCATTAAATAAGCTTCTTTTATTTCATCGAAGGTAAAACCTAATTTTATGCCTAGCGCTAAAAATCCTTCAAATAATTGAGTATAACCTTCTTCTGATAAAGATTGATAGAATTCAGTACTAAGCTTAAGGACTTCTTGAAATTGTTGTAAAAGATTATGATCATTATTGGTTCCTTGAAATTCTCTATTATGGAAATTTTTATCTAAGCCTATGCTTAATAAAAAGTGTAAACAATCTACAAATTCTTCTAAGACAACTGCCTTTGGAGAAGATGTTTTTGTGCTCCAAAACTTAAAACATCTTGTTTCATTAGCTAGCTCCCCAAGTTCTACCTCGAGGGCTAATACTTTAGCAGGTACTAAATCTTGATCATATAAATGATGATTTTTAAGTATAGTTTCATCTAACTGTTTTTGAATAGTAAATAACTGCTGCATATCCATAAGGAACTTCCTCCTTTTATCCCCTTAAGGTTTTGACAATATTGTAGCACATCTCCTTTGAAAAAACTATGAAAATCTCTATTAAGGTGTAATTTCTTTCTATTCCCTTTAAGTAAATTTTATTTCTATTCTTGACTTATATATTTATGTAATATATAGTATAAATATACATTCTTTAGGAGGTTGATTATTTTATGGATGATAAAAATAAAGCACTTTGGAGCGGACGTTTTGCTGAATCTCCAGCAGAAATTATGCAAAAGTATAGTCAGTCATTAGATGTTGATTGGCACTTATATAAAGAAGATCTACAGGGAAGTAAGGCTCATGGAAAGATGCTGCACCACATTGGAATTCTCTCTGAAGAAGAACTGCAACAAATTTTAACAGCTTTAGAAGAAATTCAAGAAGAAGTGGATCAAGGTACCCTGCAACCCAAGATTTCTTTAGAAGATGTACATATGAATCTAGAAGCAAGACTAATTGAAAAATTGGGTCCTTTAGGAGCAAAAATTCATACAGGTCGTTCACGAAATGACCAAGTAGCTACAGACTATAGATTATATATGAAGAAGGCTACTAATGATATTAAAGGAAAGGTGCTTTTATTTTTAGAAGCTTTACTACAACGGGCAGAAAAAGATATTGACGTTGTTATTCCTGGGTTTACACATCTTCAGCATGCTCAGCCTATTTCTTTGGGTCATTACTGGATGGCTTATTTCTGGAAGTTTACCCGCGATTTAAAAAGATTTCAAGCAGCTTATGATACAACCAATGTAAATCCTTTAGGTGCTGGAGCTTTAGCAGGGTCCACTTTGCCTTTAGACAGAGAGTTTACTAGAGAAGAACTAGGCTTTGAAGTAAATACTCAAAACAGTCTAGATACTGTATCTGATCGAGACTATCTTTTAGAGTTTCTATTTGCTGCCTCTACCCTTGTGCTGCATACCAGCGGATTAAGTGAGGACTTGATCATATGGAGCACTTCAGAGTTTGATTTTATCGAACTGCCAGATGCTTTCTGTACAGGCTCTAGTATGATGCCCAACAAGAAAAACCCTGATGCTTTAGAATTAACACGAGGTAAGACCAGCGGCGTGTTAAGCGGCTTGTATGATCTTATGATTAACATCAAAGGGCTTCCTTTAACTTATAACAGAGATCTACAAGAGGACAAGCGTCCAGTACTCCATGTCATACATACGGTTAATATGATTCTAGATGTGTTGACACCTTTAGTGGCAGGCATTACTCCCAAAGAAGAAAGTATCAAACCTCATTTAAATAAAGGCTTCTTACTAGCTACAGATGTAGCAGAATATTTAGTTTCAAAGAACGTTCCTTTTAGAGAGACCCATGAAATTGTGGGTAACTTGGTTCAGTATTGTATTAAACATCACAAGACCTTTGAGGACCTAACGATTGAGGAATGGCAAAATTATTGTGCCGCCTTTGAAAAAGATGTTTATGATATCTTATCTCCTCAACTGGCGGTAGACCGAAGAAAAACTTTTGGTGGTACTGCACGTAGTGAAGTAAATCGCCAAATCCAAGAAGGAAAAAACATCCTAGAGGTTTTTAACCTTTAGGTTCCTATCAACCTGCTGATCCTCCACAGCAGGTTTTTGCTATTTTAAAAAATTTATATGGTTTTTATAAATTTATGGTTATAACCCCGACACTTTGGTTATAAATAGTGTAGAAAAAGATTTATAGTTATAGTAAAAGGAGGAAAAATTTATGAAGAGCTTTGGAGAATTTTTACAATCAGGAGACTGGAAGGGCGAAAAACATGTACCTGTTATTCATGCCCCTGAAAGTGTTAAAGCTGGTGAGGCTTTTGAATTAAAAATCTCTGTTGGGGATGAAATTCCTCACCCCAATTCATTAGAACATTATATTGCATGGGGAAAGGTATATTTCTTTCAAGATGGAGGTAAATTCCCTGTAGAACTTGCAACCTTTAAATTTAATGCTCATGGAGAAGGTGGTAATTTTGCAGAACCAGTAGGTCTAACAAAAATAAAGTTAGATAAATCCGGTACGATTCATGCTATTACCTATTGTAATATCCATGGTGTATGGGAAAACAGCAAAAAAATAACTGTAGAATAATAGTTGTAGGACAATATAAAGGGTAGCTTTTTTCAAAAGCTACCCTTTATTGTATCTGTAGATATACACTTTTAAAGCTAGGATACATATCTATCATTTTTAGGTTTTCTATAACTTTATCTTTATGTCATTAGCGTTAACCTAAACCGTAATTTGTTATCTCCTCGTTATTACAAGATCCTTCGCTACCCTCAGGATGACAGTTTCATAGAATGTTGGAAATAATTGTATTAAGTTAACGTTTATGATCTTCATGTTTAACTTTAACCTAGCTTATTTAAAGTATTGGTGAAAATAATCGAGCGATAGATTCCTTAAACCGATGGTGCACAGGTCTTTTTCTATACTGTTGTAATATTACTTCTTTGCTTTGTTGTATGTCCTGATAAAAACTTTTCTTTAGTTTTTTATTAAGTTCTTCATCATAGATAAAAGCATTTACTTCAAAGTTTAACTGTAAACTGCGAATGTCCAAGTTTGCGGTCCCTATAGAAGAGAAGTTATCGTCTACAATAAAAATTTTGCTATGAACAAACCCTTTTTTATATTGGTAGATTTTTACCCCCGCTTCTAATAGTTCTAGAAAATGAGATTTGGAAGCCCAAAAAACTGTACGATGATCTGGTCTTCCTGGTAGCAATATTCTCACGTCCACCCCTCTAATGGCAGCAGTTTTTAAGGCCATTAAAATACTTTCGTCTGGTACCAAATAAGGCGTTGTTATAAATACCCTCTTATTAGCGGTAGTGATAGCAGCAAAATAAGCCTGATGTATGGACTCCCAGTAAGAGTCCGGGCCAC includes:
- a CDS encoding CidA/LrgA family protein, which gives rise to MAIFRQLCIILIVCLAGEFANKVIGIPIPANVLGMIFMLILLLTGIVKLEMIDKITKFLLDHLAFFFIPTSVSLLANLHLIQEQWLAIVSVILLSTVIVMGVTGLTIQLIRKKIAVKEKKTA
- a CDS encoding dUTP diphosphatase, whose amino-acid sequence is MDMQQLFTIQKQLDETILKNHHLYDQDLVPAKVLALEVELGELANETRCFKFWSTKTSSPKAVVLEEFVDCLHFLLSIGLDKNFHNREFQGTNNDHNLLQQFQEVLKLSTEFYQSLSEEGYTQLFEGFLALGIKLGFTFDEIKEAYLMKNQINHQRQADGY
- a CDS encoding FadR/GntR family transcriptional regulator, which encodes MFKPIKNTKVYEHIIEQIQNMIVDGTLKQGDKLPSERDLAESLKVSRASVREALRALEIIGITEVRQGEGNFIKTSFDNCLFEPLSVVFMLNKGKPEDILELRSILEIETVALAAARITEEELKELEELLVQLQDTENEEINVLLDKKFHYKIAQASKNFLIVNVLNVISSLMDTFIKEARGKILNNKDNADILMQQHEEIYLSIKHRNPKAASLAMSKHLQLIYDTLMKKEHL
- a CDS encoding electron transfer flavoprotein subunit beta/FixA family protein; the encoded protein is MDILVCIKQVPGTTKVEVDEVTGVLKRDGIEAKMNPYDLYAVEAALKIREEVGGEVKVMTMGPPQSEAVIRECFMMGVDDGILLSDKKFAGADVLATSYTLAQGVKKAGPFDLIICGKQTTDGDTAQVGPEMAEILGMAHVTNVKKILQVDTKSILVEIDMPTTVETVEVQLPCLITVEKGIFQPRLPSFKKKLATKNKEVAVYGLKDFEEKNEKCYGLNGSPTQVEKIFPPDTNRDQEIWRGTGEDLGVRISDKLRALKFI
- a CDS encoding class II SORL domain-containing protein, yielding MKSFGEFLQSGDWKGEKHVPVIHAPESVKAGEAFELKISVGDEIPHPNSLEHYIAWGKVYFFQDGGKFPVELATFKFNAHGEGGNFAEPVGLTKIKLDKSGTIHAITYCNIHGVWENSKKITVE
- a CDS encoding LrgB family protein, with protein sequence MMTFLDTPYFGIVLSLLFFELGVFIYKKTKIVFFNPLLLSIICIMAVLTTFNIDIEYYNKGGDLIMFFLGPATVILAVPLYRQRELLKANLAAILIGITAGCVAAVSSMIILTNIFNIEGAIAASLIPKSVTTPIGIEISRQIGGIPSITVGAITIAGISGAVIGPMVCNAFRIKDEVAVGIAIGTASHAVGTTKAMELGETQGAMSGLAIGVAGLTTVLIVPLLMQLFNVAW
- the argH gene encoding argininosuccinate lyase; translation: MDDKNKALWSGRFAESPAEIMQKYSQSLDVDWHLYKEDLQGSKAHGKMLHHIGILSEEELQQILTALEEIQEEVDQGTLQPKISLEDVHMNLEARLIEKLGPLGAKIHTGRSRNDQVATDYRLYMKKATNDIKGKVLLFLEALLQRAEKDIDVVIPGFTHLQHAQPISLGHYWMAYFWKFTRDLKRFQAAYDTTNVNPLGAGALAGSTLPLDREFTREELGFEVNTQNSLDTVSDRDYLLEFLFAASTLVLHTSGLSEDLIIWSTSEFDFIELPDAFCTGSSMMPNKKNPDALELTRGKTSGVLSGLYDLMINIKGLPLTYNRDLQEDKRPVLHVIHTVNMILDVLTPLVAGITPKEESIKPHLNKGFLLATDVAEYLVSKNVPFRETHEIVGNLVQYCIKHHKTFEDLTIEEWQNYCAAFEKDVYDILSPQLAVDRRKTFGGTARSEVNRQIQEGKNILEVFNL